DNA from Desulfarculus baarsii DSM 2075:
CGCCGCCGGCGAGACCGCGCCGATCATGTTCACCGCGGTCACTTTTTACACCCTGCACCTGCCAACCTCGCCTCTCCACGAGGTGATGGCCCTGCCATACCACGTCTACGTGCTGGCCACCGCTGGCACGCATATCGAACAAACGAGGCCCCTGCAATACGGCACGGTGCTGGTGCTCATCGCCCTGGTCCTGGGCTTGAGCCTGGTGGCGGTGATCATCAGGACCAGGATGCGTAAGAAAAGAAAATGGTGAACACGCAAGAGATAGTTATAGAAGTCAAGGACCTGAATTTCTATTATGGTAAGAGTTGCGCTCTTAGCGAGGTGTCCATGGACATCCTGCGCAACCAGGTCACGGCGCTCATCGGCCCTTCCGGCTGTGGCAAGTCCACGTTCCTGCGGCTGTTCAATCGCATGAACGACCTTATTTTGGGCACCAGGGTCGAGGGCAAGGTGCTCCTGGACGGCCAGGACATCTATGGTCCCGATGTTGACGCCGTGCAGCTGCGCCGGCGGGTGGGCATGGTTTTCCAGAAGCCAAACCCGTTTCCCAAGACGATCTACGAAAACGTGGCCTATGGGCCGCGCTTGATCGGCGTGAAGAACAAGACCGAACTGGATAGCCTGGTTGAGCGCTCGCTCAAGGCGGCGGCGTTGTGGGACGAGGTCAGCGACATCCTGCAAAACTCGGCCCTGGCCCTCAGCGGCGGCCAGCAGCAGCGTTTGTGCATCGCCCGGGCCCTGGCCGTGCAGCCCGAAGTGCTCTTGATGGACGAGCCCACCAGCGCCCTGGACCCCATCGCCACGGCGCGCATCGAGGAGTTGGTCGGCCAGCTCCGCGAATCGTACACCGTGGTGATCGTCACCCATAACATGCAGCAGGCGGCCAGGGTCTCCGACCAGACGGCGTTTTTCTACATGGGGCAACTGGTCGAAAAGGGCCCCACGGAGACCATCTTCACCCGGCCCAGCCAGCAAAGGACCGAACAATACATTACCGGACGTTTTGGTTGAGATTAGGACGGAAAGCAAAAATTTATGAGCGTCACCCAGTTTCACAGGCAAATGCAGCAGATCAAGGAAGACTTGGTCAAGATGGCCGGTTTGGTCGAGGAGGCGCTGCTGTGGTCCATCGAGGCTTTGTCCAAGCGTGACAGCCAGTTGGCCCAGCGGGTGATCAGCGGCGACCGGCGCATCGACTTGCTGGAAAACGCCATCGACCGGTCCTGCCTGACCCTTTTGGCCACTTATCAGCCGGTGGCGGTGGATCTGCGCTTTCTGGCCTCGGCGCTGAAGGCCTGCTCGGCGGTGGAGCGCATGGGCGATCAGGCGGTGAACATCGCCCAGCGCGCCCTGGTCCTCTGCGAACTGCATCCATCGACGGTGCCGGGCACCATTCGCACCATGGCCGAGATCGCCCGCGAGATGGGCTCCCAGGCCCTGGACAGCTTCATGCGCGAGGATCTGGACCTGGCCCGCAAGGTCATTGTCCGCGATGACGACCTGGACACCATGTACCGGGTTTTCCTTGAGGAAATGATTCAGTGGATGACCGACGAACACCGGCTCATCCGCCGTGGCGTGGAGTACATCCTGGCCTCACGGCACTTGGAGCGCATCGGCGACGAGGCCACCAACATCGCCGAGGAGGCGTTCTTCCTGGTCGAGGGGCGCATCGTGCGCCACGGCGGCGAGGACGACGTGGCCGTGGGGCCTTTGTGATCAAACAGCGAGCGCCGCTGGCCGCGCTTTTGGAGCAAACGCGATGAACGCATCGACCATTCTGGTGGTTGAGGACGAACAAGACATCATCGACTTGGTCGAGTTCAATCTGCGCCAAGCCGGGTTCAACGTCATCAAGGCCACCAACGGCCTGGACGGCCTGCGCCTGGCCAAGGAAAAAAAGCCGGCCCTGCTGGTGTTGGACCTGATGCTGCCGGGCCTGGAGGGCCAGGAAGTCTGCCGCCGCCTGAAGCAGGGTGACGACACCAGGCGCATCCCGGTGCTGATGCTCACCGCCCTGGCCAGCGAGACCGACCGCATCGTCGGCTTCGAACTGGGGGCCGATGATTATCTGGCCAAGCCCTTCAGCCCACGCGAACTGGTCTTGCGCGTGCGGGCCATTTTGCGACGGCAGACCGGCCCGGAGGAACAGAGCGCGCCTTTGCGCAAAGACGCGCTGGTTATCCACCCAGACCGCTTCGAAGTGCGCATCGACGACGAAATGGTCGCCCTGACCGCCACCGAGTTCAAGCTCCTGCATCATCTGGTGGCCAACGCCGGCCGCGTGCAGACCAGGCAGCAGCTTCTGGAGCACGTCTGGGGCTACGAATACGACGGCTACGCCCGCACCGTCGACACCCATGTGCGCCGGTTACGCAAAAAAATCGGCCCCTTGAGCGACGACATCGAGACCATCCGGGGCATCGGCTATCGCTACAAGGAGTGACCATGGCCATCAGGATGACATTCCAGAACAGGTTGCTGCTGGGCTGCCTGGTGGTGGTGGTGTGCACGCTGATTTTCGTGACCGTGGTGTTGCAGCGTTCGCTACGTGGCGAGATGATGCGCCAGGTCGAGGACGAAATGAAGCAGCGACTCGTGTTGCTGAGCGAGATCGTCCTCGACCGCTACAACCCCGACGACGGCCTGCTGGGCGGCGACCGCCTGGCCGACGCCTTGGGCGGCAAGTTGGGCGCGCGGGTGACGCTGATCTCGCCGGCCGGGCTGGTGTTGGGCGATTCGGATGTGCCCCTGGCCGGCCTGGCCAAGCTGGACAACCACGGCATGCGCCCGGAGGTGGTCGAGGCCCTGGAGGGCGGTTCGGGCGTTTCGGTGCGCTACAGCTCCACCCTCGACACCGACTTGATGTATGCGGCCAAGCGCCTGGGCGACGGCACGCGTCCGCTGATGGTGGTGCGGCTGGCCCTGTCGCTCTCCAGCGTTAAAAAAACCCTCAGCCAACTCCAGCGGCTGATCATGGGCGCGGTGCTTTTGGGGGCGCTGTTGTCGCTGGGCATGGCTTATATGGTGGCGCGTGGTTTTTCGCGGCCGCTCAAGAAAATGACCACCGTGGCCACGGCCATCGCCGCCGGCGACCTGCAACGCCGTTTCCGGCAATACCCCGGCCACGAGATCGGCGACCTGGGCCGGGCCTTCGACCGCATGGCCGACAACATGCAAGCGCGCATCGACGACATCACCGCCGCCCGCGATCGGCTGGAGGCCATGTTGCGAGGCATGGTCGAGGGCGTGATGGTCGTCGACCGCGATGGCAGGGTGATGATCGCCAACCGCGCCCTGATGACGCTGTTGGACCTGCCCAGCATGCCCATTGGCATGCAGCTCAGCGAGTTCGTGCGCAACCCCGAGGTGCTCGACGCCATCCGCCAGGTGCGCCGTGGCGAGGGTCACGTCAGCACCGAGTTTCGCACCCTCAGCCGTGCGCCGCGCTTTCTGGAGGCCCAGGTCGTGCGTCTGCCCGATTCGGCGCCCCAGGCCGGGGCCGTGGCCGTGTTCCACGACTTGACCGAGCGCAAGCGTCTGGAGGAAGTGCGCCGTGATTTCGTGGCCAACGTCTCGCACGAGTTGCGCACGCCGCTGACGGCCATCCGTGGCTCGTCGGAGACTCTGCTGGGTGGGGCGCTGGAGAATCAGCACTACGCCAAACACTTTGTCGAGATGATCGCCCGCAACGCCAGCCGGCTGGAGCGCCTGACCCAGGATTTGCTGGATCTGGCGGCCATGGAGTCGGGCCGGGAGGAACTGGTCAAGGAAGCGATCGACGGGGCCTCGTTGGCCGACAGCGTCCTGGCCACGGTGGGCGAGCTGGCCGAGGAGCGCGGCGTGGAGCTGGAGCGCGAGTTGCCCAAGGAGAGCCTGCGCATCATGGCCAGCCGCCGGCACCTGGAGCAGGCGGTGCTCAACCTGCTCGACAACGCCATCAAGTACACCGAAAGCGGCGGCAAGGTCACGCTTGCCCTGACCGAGGCCGAGGGCCAGACGCGCATCAGCGTCAAGGACAGCGGCGCGGGCATCGCCCCGGAGCATCTGGGCCGCATCTTCGAACGCTTTTATCGGGCCGACAAGGACCGCTCGCGCCAGATGGGCGGCACCGGCTTGGGCCTGGCCATCGTCAAACACATCGCCCAGAAGCACGGCGGCCGGGTGGAGGTGGAGTCCACGCCGGGCCAGGGCAGCACGTTCACCCTGGTCCTGCCGGCCTGAGGCGGGGCGCTACCAGACCCGCGCCCCGGCCTGGCCGGCCACGGCGGCCGCGATGGCCATCAGCACCAGGCAGATGATCAAACAGGCCACGGCCAGGGGCGCGCTCAGGTCGCAGGCGGCGATCAACCCCGCGTAGATGTAGCCCAGGATCAACACGGCCAGCAACACCACCACGGCTTCGGCCGCCAGGCCCGGCAACAGCGGCGCCATTGCCGACAGCAGCCACGGCCACATGCCATAAAAAACAATGCGCAGGCAACGGCCCAGCGGCGCGTCGTGCTGGATCAGCCGTAGCGACAGCCACAGGCAAAGGGCCAACCCGCCATGCCACGACGGGCCCCAGGCCAACGCCAGCCATTGCACGGCCGGGCCGCCCGCCAAGGCCGTCAACCCGCTTAGCGCCGCGATCAGCAACCACAGCACGGCCAGATAGGCCAGCGGCGGGGCGAGGGAGCGTTGGCCGGCCAGGGCGGCGAAACGCTGGCGCGGCGCGCGGGCCACGGCCAGGCTCAGGCTGAAAAAAGTCCAGGGCTTGCGCGGCTGGAAGTCGATCATTTTTTGTGGGCCTCCTCTGCGTGGCGTGACGTGGCGCGGGGTTTTCCCGAAGGGTATGCCAGGGCCGGCGGGGCTGTCAAGCGAGGCGGCCATGGCGTTTGTTCCGGCAAAATGATATAATTTATTGAATAATCACGGTCGCCGCATCGCTGGCGATGATATGGAGAGGCGTCTTTGATCAAGGTTGCCCGTGTCTTGCTGTGCGCGGCGCTATTTTGCCTGGCCGGCGGCGGCCTGGTCCAGGCCTCGCCCCACGGCTGGGCGGAGCTGCTTGACCAGTGGCGACGCCAGGCCCTCGACGACCGCCAACTGATCGACCGCCTTCACGCCCTGGCCAGCCAGCCCACGCCCGAACAAGGCCCGGCCCAGATCGAAGACATGGATTACTACTCCCACGAGTTGCTCTTGGACGAAAACTGGGAGCAGTGGCTCATCTTCCAGCGCAGCACCCTGACGATTATCCCCCTGGCCTCGGCGCGCTTTTACATTTATGCCGACGCCGAGGTGGAGCGGCTCAAAAGACCGGGCGTGCGGGTGATCATGGAGCGGCCCAAAGCCGCGCCCAAGCCGGCCGACGACGAGGATTTGGCCCAGAACCGCCTCAAGCGCATGTCCAAGGGCCTCAAGGACATCGGCCTGGCTGAGGACGACCCCCAGGCCGAAAGCATGGGCTGGAACGTGTTCCGGTGGTTCACCGACCCCGACGCGTCCAGCCGGGGCATGGAGCGCGAATTCGACTGGTGGCAGGTGGGCCAGAAGTTCGTTTTCGTGGCCGCGCTGGTGCTGGGGTGCCTGATCTTCGTGGAGGTGCTGCGCATGGTTTTCGGGGCCGGGGCCAGGGCCATCGGCGAGGGCCAGCGCCGCCGTAAACGGCGATTGCTGCGGCGTTCGGGCCGTTAGGCGCGGCGGGCGTCCCTGGCCTTGGCTTGACAATGGCCGGGGCGGGTAATAAGATGCAAAATTCCGGGGCCGCTCCATGGCCCCGCCCGCATCGACCATTCTTTTGCCGGCCGTCCACGCCGGCCCGGGAGCAACGTCCCATGACGCCGCTGCCGGCCAGCCCCCAGTCGCCCCAGCGCCTGGACCCGCTGGCCGACTACGATTACGATCTGCCGCCGGAGTTGGTGGCCCAAAAGCCGGCCCCACGCCGCGTGCAGGCCCGGCTGATGGCCCTGGGCCGCGACGGTGGCCCGGCGCGCCATCTGCGCGTGGCCCATCTGTGCAAGCTGCTCCGCCCTGGCGATATCCTGGTGCTCAACGACACCAAGGTCGTGCCGGCGCGCCTGCTGGTCGGCAAGGAGTCGGGCGGTCGGGCCGAGGTCTTTCTGCTCAATCCGGCCCTGCCCCTGGAGCGTCTGGTCGACGGCCGCGAACGGCACCAGGCCCTGGTGCGCGCCCATCGGCCGGTGCGGCCAGGTCAGCGCCTGAGCCTGGCCGGCGCGGACGGCCCCTGGATTTTCGTGCTGGAGCGCGGCCAACGTGGCCAGGCCGTGGTGGAGCTGCCCAGCGGCGCGTTGGGGCTGGCCCAGCGCTTTGGCCAAGCGCCGCTGCCGCCCTATATCCGGCGGCCCAACGGCCCCAGTGACGATGATGTCCGCCGTTACCAGACCGTCTATGCGGCCAAGGCCGGGGCCGTGGCCGCGCCCACGGCCGGGCTACACCTCAGCCACGAACTGCTGGCCGCCCTCCAGCGGCGCGGCGTGAACATCGCCCGCCTGACCCTGCACGTGGGCTACGGCACCTTTGCCGAGCCCGCGCCCGAGGATCTGGCCCGAGGCAGATTGCATGCCGAATGGGTCGAGATCGACGAGGCGGCCTGCCAGGCCGTGGCCACGGCGCGCGCCGCCGGCGGGCGAGTCATCGCCGTGGGCACCACCAGCATGCGCGCCCTGGAATGGCTGGCCGGGCCGGGCGGCGCTCCCCGGCCGCGGCGCGGCTGGTGTGATATACTGATCCAGCCCGGCCATCGTTTCCGCGCCGCCGACGGCCTGCTCACCAATTTTCATCTGCCGCGCACGACTCTTTTGATGCTGGTGGCGGCCCTGATCGGCCGCGAGCGGGTGTTGGCGGCCTACGCCGAGGCCGTGCGCCAGCGCTATCGTTTTTATAGCTTCGGCGACGGCATGTTGATCGTCTGACCATGGCCAGGTTGCGCTACCAACAAACGGCCCGGAGTGGCCGGGCCAGGGCGGGCCTTTTGCACACCAGGCGGGGGGCCGTGCGCACGCCGGCGTTCATGCCCGTGGGCACCCAGGCCACGGTCAAGACGCTCATGCCCGAGGAGGTCGCCCAGGCCGGCGCGGACATGATTTTGGCCAACACCTATCATCTGTCGCTACGGCCGGGGGCCGAGGAGGTGGCCGCCCTGGGCGGGCTGCACCGCTTCATGGCCTGGGATGGCCCCATCCTCACCGACAGCGGCGGGTTTCAGGTCTTCAGCCTGGCGGCCAACCGCAAGCTGGATGAATCGGGCGTGAGCTTTCGCTCGCACCTGGACGGCTCGGCCATGAGCCTGGGCCCCGAGCGGGCGGTGCAAGCCCAGGAGCTTTTGGGCAGCGACGTGATGATGGTCTTGGACGAGTGCCCGCCGCCGGGGGCCGACCGAGCCTACATCGCCACGGCCCTGGCCCGCGACGCTCGTTGGGCGGCCCGCGCCCTGGCCGCGCGCTCGGAGGGGGGCGGGGCGCTGATGGGCATCGTGCAAGGCGGGGTCTACCACGATCTGCGCCGCCGATCGGCCGAGCTGCTGCTGGAGCTGGAGTTGGACGGCTACGCCCTGGGCGGGCTCAGCGTGGGTGAGCCCAAAGAAATCATGATGGAGGTCATTGAACGGACAGTGCCTCTTGTGTCCGGGGCCGGACCAGTCTATCTTATGGGGGTTGGCGACCCGGCCGACCTGGTGCGCGCGGTCGGGTTGGGCGTGGACATGTTCGACTGCGTGCTGCCCACGCGCACGGCCCGCACCGGGGCCCTGCTCACCGCGCGCGGGCGCATGAACATTAAAAACGCGCGCTACAAAGACGATCCCCGGCCGGTGGAGCCCGATTGCCAGTGCCCCACCTGCCGGCGTTTCAGCCGGGCCTATCTGCGCCACCTCTACATGGCGGGCGAGCTTTTGGCCTATCGGTTGAACACGTTGCACAACCTGCATTTTGTCTTGGGCCTGATGGAACGGCTACGCCAGGCCATCGCCCAGGATCGTTACGAAGAATTCGCCCGTGGTTTTTTGGCCGAGCTGGAGCTTGGCCAGCAATAGCGGGCAGACGCCAAACGCGGAGGAAATAGACGATGTTGGACCTGTTGTTCGCCACCAACGCCATGGCCCAGGAGGCCGCCGGCGGCGCCGCCCCCAGCGGTATTGCCGGCATGTTGACCGGCCCCCTGCCCATGCTCGTGCTGATGTTCGTGGTGTTTTATTTTCTGCTGATCCGGCCCCAGCAAAAGAAGACCAAGGCCCATCGCGAGATGCTGGGCAACCTCAAGGCAGGCGACCAGATCGTCACCTCGGGCGGCATTTTCGGCCGCATCACCGGCCTGACCGACCAGACCGTCGTCGTCGAGATCGCGCCCCAGGTGCGCATCAAGGTGCAGCGCGGGGCCGTGGCCGGCCTGGCCGGCGGTCAGCCCGCCCCCGCCGAGGCTTCGGCCAAGGGCAAAAAGAAATAGCGTTCGCCAACCACGCGCCCGTCGCCTGGCCGATCGCGGCCGGGCGATGGGCAATGCGCGCCAGCCAATGTCGAGGAGTTGACCTTGTCTGAAAATCTGACCCTGAGAACCGCGATCGTGGCGGTGGTCATTTTTATTGGGCTGTTGTTCCTGATGCCCAACGTGGTGCCCAAGATGCCGGCCTGGTGGCCCGGCTTTTTGCCGTCGGACAAGATCCGCCTCGGCCTGGACCTCCAGGGCGGCATGCACCTTGTCCTCGAGGTTAAGGTGGCCCAGGCCGTGGAGGCCAGCGTCGAGCGCACGGCCCAGGAGTTGGAGCGCCGCCTCAAGAGCGAAGTGCGCGCCACCCGGCCCAAGGCCATCGGCGGCAACCAGATCGCCATCACCGTGGCCGGCGAGAACGACCTGGCCAAGCTCAAGGACATCATCGAAAATCAGTACAGCAACGACTATGAGATCGCCTCGACCAAGCCGCTCGACCGCGGCCGTTCAGAGGTCGTCTTGCGGCTCAAGGCCGAGGCCATCGCCGATATCGAAAAGCAGGCAT
Protein-coding regions in this window:
- the pstB gene encoding phosphate ABC transporter ATP-binding protein PstB — protein: MVNTQEIVIEVKDLNFYYGKSCALSEVSMDILRNQVTALIGPSGCGKSTFLRLFNRMNDLILGTRVEGKVLLDGQDIYGPDVDAVQLRRRVGMVFQKPNPFPKTIYENVAYGPRLIGVKNKTELDSLVERSLKAAALWDEVSDILQNSALALSGGQQQRLCIARALAVQPEVLLMDEPTSALDPIATARIEELVGQLRESYTVVIVTHNMQQAARVSDQTAFFYMGQLVEKGPTETIFTRPSQQRTEQYITGRFG
- the phoU gene encoding phosphate signaling complex protein PhoU; this encodes MSVTQFHRQMQQIKEDLVKMAGLVEEALLWSIEALSKRDSQLAQRVISGDRRIDLLENAIDRSCLTLLATYQPVAVDLRFLASALKACSAVERMGDQAVNIAQRALVLCELHPSTVPGTIRTMAEIAREMGSQALDSFMREDLDLARKVIVRDDDLDTMYRVFLEEMIQWMTDEHRLIRRGVEYILASRHLERIGDEATNIAEEAFFLVEGRIVRHGGEDDVAVGPL
- a CDS encoding response regulator transcription factor, translating into MNASTILVVEDEQDIIDLVEFNLRQAGFNVIKATNGLDGLRLAKEKKPALLVLDLMLPGLEGQEVCRRLKQGDDTRRIPVLMLTALASETDRIVGFELGADDYLAKPFSPRELVLRVRAILRRQTGPEEQSAPLRKDALVIHPDRFEVRIDDEMVALTATEFKLLHHLVANAGRVQTRQQLLEHVWGYEYDGYARTVDTHVRRLRKKIGPLSDDIETIRGIGYRYKE
- a CDS encoding HAMP domain-containing sensor histidine kinase, translating into MAIRMTFQNRLLLGCLVVVVCTLIFVTVVLQRSLRGEMMRQVEDEMKQRLVLLSEIVLDRYNPDDGLLGGDRLADALGGKLGARVTLISPAGLVLGDSDVPLAGLAKLDNHGMRPEVVEALEGGSGVSVRYSSTLDTDLMYAAKRLGDGTRPLMVVRLALSLSSVKKTLSQLQRLIMGAVLLGALLSLGMAYMVARGFSRPLKKMTTVATAIAAGDLQRRFRQYPGHEIGDLGRAFDRMADNMQARIDDITAARDRLEAMLRGMVEGVMVVDRDGRVMIANRALMTLLDLPSMPIGMQLSEFVRNPEVLDAIRQVRRGEGHVSTEFRTLSRAPRFLEAQVVRLPDSAPQAGAVAVFHDLTERKRLEEVRRDFVANVSHELRTPLTAIRGSSETLLGGALENQHYAKHFVEMIARNASRLERLTQDLLDLAAMESGREELVKEAIDGASLADSVLATVGELAEERGVELERELPKESLRIMASRRHLEQAVLNLLDNAIKYTESGGKVTLALTEAEGQTRISVKDSGAGIAPEHLGRIFERFYRADKDRSRQMGGTGLGLAIVKHIAQKHGGRVEVESTPGQGSTFTLVLPA
- a CDS encoding YIP1 family protein, translated to MIDFQPRKPWTFFSLSLAVARAPRQRFAALAGQRSLAPPLAYLAVLWLLIAALSGLTALAGGPAVQWLALAWGPSWHGGLALCLWLSLRLIQHDAPLGRCLRIVFYGMWPWLLSAMAPLLPGLAAEAVVVLLAVLILGYIYAGLIAACDLSAPLAVACLIICLVLMAIAAAVAGQAGARVW
- the queA gene encoding tRNA preQ1(34) S-adenosylmethionine ribosyltransferase-isomerase QueA, encoding MTPLPASPQSPQRLDPLADYDYDLPPELVAQKPAPRRVQARLMALGRDGGPARHLRVAHLCKLLRPGDILVLNDTKVVPARLLVGKESGGRAEVFLLNPALPLERLVDGRERHQALVRAHRPVRPGQRLSLAGADGPWIFVLERGQRGQAVVELPSGALGLAQRFGQAPLPPYIRRPNGPSDDDVRRYQTVYAAKAGAVAAPTAGLHLSHELLAALQRRGVNIARLTLHVGYGTFAEPAPEDLARGRLHAEWVEIDEAACQAVATARAAGGRVIAVGTTSMRALEWLAGPGGAPRPRRGWCDILIQPGHRFRAADGLLTNFHLPRTTLLMLVAALIGRERVLAAYAEAVRQRYRFYSFGDGMLIV
- the tgt gene encoding tRNA guanosine(34) transglycosylase Tgt, whose amino-acid sequence is MARLRYQQTARSGRARAGLLHTRRGAVRTPAFMPVGTQATVKTLMPEEVAQAGADMILANTYHLSLRPGAEEVAALGGLHRFMAWDGPILTDSGGFQVFSLAANRKLDESGVSFRSHLDGSAMSLGPERAVQAQELLGSDVMMVLDECPPPGADRAYIATALARDARWAARALAARSEGGGALMGIVQGGVYHDLRRRSAELLLELELDGYALGGLSVGEPKEIMMEVIERTVPLVSGAGPVYLMGVGDPADLVRAVGLGVDMFDCVLPTRTARTGALLTARGRMNIKNARYKDDPRPVEPDCQCPTCRRFSRAYLRHLYMAGELLAYRLNTLHNLHFVLGLMERLRQAIAQDRYEEFARGFLAELELGQQ
- the yajC gene encoding preprotein translocase subunit YajC, whose product is MLDLLFATNAMAQEAAGGAAPSGIAGMLTGPLPMLVLMFVVFYFLLIRPQQKKTKAHREMLGNLKAGDQIVTSGGIFGRITGLTDQTVVVEIAPQVRIKVQRGAVAGLAGGQPAPAEASAKGKKK